The Neurospora crassa OR74A linkage group I, whole genome shotgun sequence genome segment TTGTTCTGGAAACCAAAGCTGACAGCAGCAGGAGTTGGGGGTTGAGAAGTGCGCAAAGCCTGGTGCGGAAGCCCAGAGCTGTTCAGGTGTAGTTGAGaacgctgctgctgcccaaACAATTGCCGAGTCTGCTGGATTGTCCGCTGATTATCGTCCATCTCCATAGGTCCCACGGTCTCGTCAAGCTCCATCTCTCCGACAGTATCCATATCATCGTTCATGTGTGACATGGAGGACATTTTTGACACAGCTGGAGCTACTTGTTGCTGTCGCATCATCTGTCCGATACCGCCAAGGCCCATTCCTGCGCCAGCAACACTCAAATGACGCTGACCTTGATATCCATTCATCGCCTGGGCTCCTGGCTGAGCTCTACTCGCTGCAGGAGTTGGAGTGGCACGACTGGCGGTCCCGCGTGCGTTCCCTTGATTGGTGCCAAAGGTATTGAGATTCTGGTTGGAGGTGTTGGGTGCTGCGGTGGCGTGGTGGTTCTCCTCGTAATGTTGAAGGAGATCATGGAGAGTCGGCCACGTCCTGTCGCAGCAGGTGAAATCGCGCATGAAGTTGGCCTCGAGTTTGGGAATATACGACGAAGAATGGAACGAGGGAGACTGGTGCGTTAAATAGGGTGAAGTGCCTGTCATCATCATActaacaacatcaacaggtCAGCTTCGGTGTTAACAACCGACGGACAGTCCTCGGCGGCGATCCAGCTCCAGGATACCCAAGAACTCTGCTCCCGACTAACGCCAAGGACACAAACAAGCACCCCCAAGTGCAGGGAACAGCGGCAACAACTTACTCTTCGCGAATAAAGCTTCCAACAGAAATGCCGCCCCAGCTCATACCGTTACCCATAAGACTCCCCGCCATAAGGCTGCCTGCTCTGAGACTGCCAGCCATACTTTCGCGACGGATGCGGTTGACGTGGTCGCGATTAGGGTTTGCCATGGAGATGGGTTTTGCGCCAGTGCCTAGGAAGGATTCCTGTCGACTGCGGCTCAAGGCCGAGTCGAAATGTTGACCGGCAGTCATGTCGACGTCAGGGTCGAAACCAAGGTCGGCGAGGCAAGGGCCTTGGTCCCAGTTGATATCGAGATCGTCGAGATCGTGGGTTGGGAAAGTGATGGGATTGCGGTCAGCCGGTGAGATGGATGCAGTGGACCGATGATGGGAGACCGCAATGTCAATGGGTTTCGAGGCAGTGAGTGGCGAAAGATCGGATCGAGGAAAGACGGAGTCACGGGGGGTCAGCGGTTGGGGTGTCGgggacggcgacggcgaggatgggtgaagaagggaagagggtGAATCGGTTGTTGAGTCGGAAGGCGATGGGTTCCTGAACGCTGCGGAAACAGAGGAAGGCGATGCGCGATAACTATTATTTCCACCGGCCCCAACGGAGGGCCCCGCAGGCTCGGGACTGTTACTGGGGCTGGAGGTGGTTTTGGAACTAAACCACTTCAGGGAGCGCTTCATGGCTGGAGGCACTAGCAGCGACCGAATGTGGATAACAGTGCTGGGCCTCGGATGTCGAGGGGGGTGAGTGGGCGGTAGGGATGGCGTCGTACAGTGAGAGTACTGGGTGCGCTAGACTAGGCCGCAACCTGGTTACGGCGTAATAGCAGGGGTGCGTGAAGCCGTGCCTTGTACCGTGTGATGATTATTAGTGAAAGAAGGATGGCAAAGTGATGCTGCCAATCAATGAAGGAAAAGTCGACACTCGCATGCGAGTTGTCCCGAGAAACAAGCGAAAACCAGAAGAGAGAACCGGGTtgaagtggtggtgggaaaAGGTATTAGAGAAGCCGGAAGGTGGTCGAGCGAATGGTGATTCTTCACCCATGGACGGTGAAGGGATCTTGGGGCTCTTTTTCCAACGTTGAACCTGACCCTTGACCAGGACGGACCTCGAAGGTGCAGTGGTGTGGTGGGATCTGACAAGCGAGGTTGCCCCGCCCGTTGCAGCGGTCGCCGTTCCGCTTGGAAGGCCAACACGGTAACACAACTGACGTTCCAGGGGTGCGGTGCCCTGTGGGTAGGTAGCCTGGGGGGCGGAGGATGTGCGTGatgctacactacacaacCTCG includes the following:
- a CDS encoding C2H2 transcription factor; the protein is MKRSLKWFSSKTTSSPSNSPEPAGPSVGAGGNNSYRASPSSVSAAFRNPSPSDSTTDSPSSLLHPSSPSPSPTPQPLTPRDSVFPRSDLSPLTASKPIDIAVSHHRSTASISPADRNPITFPTHDLDDLDINWDQGPCLADLGFDPDVDMTAGQHFDSALSRSRQESFLGTGAKPISMANPNRDHVNRIRRESMAGSLRAGSLMAGSLMGNGMSWGGISVGSFIREDMMMTGTSPYLTHQSPSFHSSSYIPKLEANFMRDFTCCDRTWPTLHDLLQHYEENHHATAAPNTSNQNLNTFGTNQGNARGTASRATPTPAASRAQPGAQAMNGYQGQRHLSVAGAGMGLGGIGQMMRQQQVAPAVSKMSSMSHMNDDMDTVGEMELDETVGPMEMDDNQRTIQQTRQLFGQQQRSQLHLNSSGLPHQALRTSQPPTPAAVSFGFQNNPTVSSVNTPTLTTQGGLPQRGQFGQEDDNGDDMSGMPMKMNIGGVNLNGGQLGGLAGNLAFGALGTIDDPAKRLYSPGGTTQMTSQQRAFDAQMQMQQQLQQHLASMNLDLNQLAPGTDPALLLQQMTALMMPPTEEHKPFRCPVIGCEKAYKNQNGLKYHKTHGHSTQQLHENGDGTFSIVNPETSTPYPGTLGMEKEKPFKCDVCGKRYKNLNGLKYHKQHSPMCDPEMRAQHQNLISTMMSNPAALIAFQQNLPNINEDVML